The genomic stretch TAAATTTAAAATTAGAAGCAAAAATTTCGCAAACTTCTTTTATTAAAGACGTTTTTCTGGTGAACCTAAAAGATATTGATACCATTGATATTGCATTAGATTTTAAAGAACAAGAAAGACTTTTAAAAGCAAATGTTTCTGCACCATTTATTAATTATAGTGGTAATAAATTAGATAGTTTGTCTTTTTCTATGGATACAGATAAAGAGAGTTTCAATTTTAATTTAGGTTTTAAAAACATTAAAGCGGGTCCTGTAGATGTACCCAAAACTGTAATTACTGGTAACCAAACTAATAATGAATTAGCGCTTAATTTCTTAGGATTTCACAAAGGTGAAAAATTGATGAATGTAAATACTAAAATTACAGGAAATCGAGATCGACTAAAATTTACGGTAAACAAAGACAGTTTAATTTTAAATAAAAGTAAATGGTCTATACCAGAAGAAAATGAAATTGTTTTAGAAAATAATAACTTAACCTTTTCGAATTTTAGAATCAATAAAGAAAATCAATCTATAGAAATTACAAACAACTTAAAAAATATTCAGAAAAAACACATTGCGTTGGTGTATAATAACTTTAACATAAATGAAGTTTTTAATTATTTGAATCCGGAAGATGAAATAGCAAACGGTGTTTTAAATGGCGATTTTGTACTTGTAGAACCTTTTACAAATACAGGTGTTATTGCAGATGTTTCGGTTTCTAATTTTAAAGTTTTAAATACCAATTTGGGTAAATTATCTATGGATGCAAAATCTTTAGGAAATAATAAATATAATTTTAATACCTATTTAAAAGAAGGTGACGTCGATTTAGATCTAAAAGGAGATTACTTTGTAAATAATAATATTGCAAATTTAAACCTAGATTTAGACATAAATCAGTTTAAAATGAATGCTCTTAAAACTCTTTCTTTAGGAGAAATAAAAGAAACTAGCGGAAGTTTTTCTGGCGATTTTAAAGTTACTGGTACAACAAGCAAACCTAAATACAATGGTAGTTTAACGTTTGATAATGCTGTTTTTAATATCACAAAGTTAAATACAAAATTTACGTTAAAAGAAGAGCAATTAACTGTAGATAATTCGGGTATTTCGATGGCTAATTTTACAGTTTTGGATGCTAAAAATAATGCATTAACGCTTTCTGGAGACATTAAAACCGAAAGTTTTATAAATCCAGAATTCGATTTAAAATTAAAAGCAGAAAACTTTAGAATTTTAAACGCAACACAAAAAGACAATCCAGATTTGTATGGTAAAGTTACTTTTAACACCAATGCAACATTAACTGGTGATTTACAAATACCAAAAGTAAATGCCAACTTTACACTTGGTAAAGATACAGATGTAACTTATGTAATGCCATCTACGTATGCAAATGTAGAAGAAAGAGATGGTGTTGTGGCTTTTGTAAATCGAAAAAATCCGGATGCTATTTTAACGCAAACAGAAGAACAATCTGCAGTAATTAGCGGGTTTGATATTTCTTCTCAATTAAAAATTAACAAAGAAGCTGTAGTTACCATTATTATAAACGAAGATACTGGCGATAATTTTAAAGTTTCTGGAGAAGGAGATTTTCTTTTTACAATGGTGCCAAATGGTAGAATTACGTTTACTGGAGCATATCAAGTAGCTAGCGGGCATTACGAACTAACATTATACAATTTAGTTAATAGAAAATTTTTGCTTGCACCTGGCGGAAGAGTTACTTGGTCTGGTGATCCTTTTGATGCAAAATTAGATGTAAGTGCCATTTATAAATTAGAAACGTCTGCATCTTCTTTAATGGCGGCACAAATTTCAAATGAAGATGTATCAGTACAAAATAAGTACAAACAAGTATTACCTTTTCAGGTATATTTAAATATTGATGGCGAATTATTACAGCCAAAAATATCTTTTGATTTAAGCATGCCAGAAGAAGAACAAGGTGCCATTGGTGGACAAGTTTATGTTAGAGTTCAGCAAATTAAGCAGCAAGAAGAAGAATTGAACAAACAAGTTTTTTCGTTATTAGTACTTAATAGATTTTATCCTGATGCTGGTAGCGATGGTAGTTTTGGTGGTTTTGCATCCATAGCAAGAAACAATTTAAACGATGCAGTTTCAGAACAATTAAATACTTTTTCTGATAAACTTTTGGGTAAATCTGGGATAGAATTAGATTTCGGTTTAAACAGTTTTACAGATTATCAAGGTGATGCACCAACAGACAGAACGCAACTAGATGTTGCTGCACAAAAACAACTGTTTAACGAAAGGTTAACCGTTAGAGTTGGTAGCGAAATTGATATACAAGGAAGTAGCACAACCGGAGAGCAAACTCCGTTAATTGGTAATGTTAGTTTAGAATATAAAATAACAGAAGATGGCAGATATCGTTTAAAAGGATTTAGAAAAAGTGAATTCGAAAATGTGATCGATGGTCAAACTATTGTTAGCGGAATTGGGTTGATTTTCACACAAGAATTCAATGAATTTCAAGAATTATGGAAAGCTCTTTTAGGTTCAAATTCAGACAAGAATACATCAGAAAAAAAGCCAAAAGAAGAAGAGAATCAACCAAAATCAGCTAAAAAATCTGTTAATAAAAAGAATTAAACTTTGAATAAAATTGTTAAACACTTATTAATTGCAGTACTTTTTGGTACATTTTTATATTCTTGTAGTATTCAAAAATACATACCCGAAGACGAGCGTTTATACACTGGTGCAAAAATTGAAATGGATGTAGATTCTGCGGTAGATAATGCAACCAATTTAAAAGTAGATTTAAATACAGTGCTAAGACCAGAACCAAATTCTAAGTTTTTAGGTGCTTATTTAGGCTTGTACTATTATTACAAAAATCAAAAAGAGAATCCTAACTTTTTAAATAAATGGTTGTTTAAAAGATTTGGTGAAGAACCCGTTTACCAAAGTGATGTAAATGAATTAGAAGTTACAGAAATACTAAAAAACAGATTAGAAAATCATGGCTTTTTCTATAGCAGAGCAACTTCTTTTTTTGATGAACAAGATAAAAAAGCAAGCGTAGTTTATAGGTTAAAAGTACCTGCGCCTTATAAAATGGCGAGTTATCAAATAGATAGTATAGAAAGTCCTATTTACCAAGAAATAAAAGAATTAACCAAAAAATCTCCATTTCCAGAAAACATGCGTTTCGATTTAGCGAATTTAAAATTAGAGAGACAACGTTTAGATACCGAATTAAAGCAAAGAGGTTATTATAATTTTAATCCTAGTTTTTTAATTTTTGAAGCAGACACAAATCAATATAAAAATAAAAGATTCGATTTGTTTTTAAAATTGAAGGCAAAAGTGCCTCAGAAAGCTACAATTCCGTATCAAGTAAAAAAGATAAATATTTACCCAAATTTTAATTTAAAAGATTCTACAAACGTAAAAGAAACCAGGTTCGATAATAAAAGTTATTTTCAAGATTCTGTGTTTTTTAAACCAAAATATTTAGATGATTTTATTACAATTAAAGAAGACGAAAACTACAATCCGTTAACATCTAAAAATACAGCAAGACGCTTGTCTTCTATTGGTGCTTACAAATATGTAAACATTCAGTATAAAGAATTAGAAAGTTTAGAAACAGATAGTTTAGGTGTTTTAGAAGCCAATATATTTTTATCGCCGTTAACAAAAAGAGCTATTAGGGCAGAATTACAAGCGGTTACAAAGTCTAATAATTTTGCAGGCCCAGAATTGTCTTTAACTTACAGCAATAGAAACCTTTTTAAAGGTGGCGAAACACTAAATATAAGCACAAATTTTGGTTATGAAACACAAGTTTCTAGTGGCGAAAATTCTGGTTTAAGTAGTTTAGAATTAGGTTTAAAAACCGAATTAATTTTTCCGAGAGTTATTGCTCCTTTTTCTATTGATGAAGATTTTTTTGAATATTCTGTACCTAAAACAAAAACGAGTTTAGGTGTAACATATTTAAATAGAAGTAAGTTGTATACACTACTGTCTGGTAGTGCGCTTTTTGGTTATGTTTGGAATGCAAATAAATATATTACTTACGAGTTAAACCCTATTTCGGTAAATTATACAAGATTATCAAACACTACAGAAGAGTTTCAGCAAATATTAGAAGACAACTCTTTTCTAGAACAAAGTTTTGAGCAACAATTTATAAGCGGATTAACATTTTCGTTTACTTATAATGAAATGTTGAATAATGCTAAAACTCATCAATTTTATTTAAATTCTACATTAGATATAGCAGGGAATTCTATAAGTTTATTAGCAAAAGAAAATGAAACAAATGGTACTAAAGAATTTTTAGGTTTGCAATATGCACAATATGCAAAAGCAGATTTTGATGCAAGATATCATTATAATTTTGGTGCAAATAAAAATCAAACCATTGCAGCGAGATTGTTTGCTGGTTATGGTTATGCATATGGTAATTCTGATGTTGTTCCGTTTGTAAAACAATATTATGCTGGTGGCCCATATAGTGTTAGAGCATTTAATATTCGATCTTTAGGGCCAGGAACTTACAATGGAAATGATGTTGCAGATAACACAGATACAACAAGTAATTTTTTTGATAAAACTGGTAATATTCGTTTAGAAGCAAATCTAGAATATCGTTTCCCAATCTTTTCGTTTTTTAAAGGAGCGGTTTTTGCTGATGCTGGAAATGTATGGAATTCTAAAGCAAATCCAGATTTTGGCACTGCAGGTAAAGATAAGTTTACATCAAATTTTATAAACGAATTAGGAATCGGAGCAGGTGTTGGTGTTCGTGTAGATGTGCAAGGTTTTGTAATTCGTTTCGATTTGGCTGCACCATTTCATGATCCGGCGTTACAAGAAGGCAAGCGTTGGGATTTTAGAGTAGACGAACCTGTATTTAATTTTGCAATTGGTTATTCTTTTTAAAAAGTATTAAAAACCAGTAACCATTTTTTCTAAGGCTATTTTGTCTAAAATTTTAATGTTTTTACCTTTAAATTCGATAACGTTTTTCTTCTTAAGATCAGAAAGTAATCGAATTGCAGATTCTGTTGCTGTACCAATAATATTTGCAATATCTTCTCTGGAAAGCTGAATGTTAATATTACCGTCTGCATTTATACCAAATTTAGTTTCTAAGTGCAAAAGAGTTTCTGCTAAACGTTGTTTTACTGTTTTTTGAGCCATATCTACAATTAAATTGTCTGCTGTTTTTAAAGAATTGGCCATATCTTTTAAAACACTCATTGTAAAATTATTGTTTTTCTCTAAATCTCTAATAATTTCATCTTTCGGAATAAAACAAATTTCCATATCATTTAAAGCCACAGCTTTTAGGTTCGAAACTTCTTCAGAAATTAAACTGCGTTCACCTAATAAATCACCTTTTTGCACCAAGTTAACAATTTGATTTCTACCGTTATCGCTCATTTTAGAAACTTTGCAAACACCATCTTTAATGCAAAAAACACCATTGATGTGTTCTCCTTCATCAAAAAGAATTTCGCCTTTTTTTATAATTTTAGAAGTTTTGCAATTAGACATTCTTAACAATTCTTCTTTAGAAAGATGTTTTAAAGAATTAAACTGTCGAACAATACATTGTTCACATTTGCTCATGTTAAAAATGTTTTAGGTAAAATCAAAAATAGTAAAAACCTGATAAATATCATATTTTAAAAGACACTCTTATTAGAAATTTGCAATAGGCAAAAGAGTAAATATGAATTCTACACAATGTTATCACTGTGGCGATTCTTGTAATGACAGTTTAATTACGTTTGATGATAAAAGTTTCTGTTGTAACGGTTGTAAAACTGTTTATGAGATTTTTTCTGAAAACGATTTAACGTGTTATTATAATTTTCAAGACAATCCGGGGGCAATACCTTCAGAAATTAAAGGCAAATACGATTTTTTAGATTCTAAAGAAATCGCAGCAAAATTATTAGATTTTTCTGATGGTGATATAGAAATCGTATCACTTTACATACCACACATTCATTGTAGTTCTTGTATTTGGGTTCTAGAAAATCTACATAAATTAAACGAACATGTTAGTGCGTCTCAAGTAGATTTTCCTAAGAAAAAAGTGAGAGTTACTTATAACTCTGCTAAAACAACAATTAAAGAAATTGTACTGTTATTAAGTGCAATTGGTTACGAGCCTTACATTAGTTTAGAAGATTATGAAAGCGGAAAAAAAGCAGTTGATAGAAGTTTAATTTACAAACTTGGTATTGCGGGTTTTGCATTCGGAAACGTAATGTTTTTATCTTTTCCAGAGTATTTCGAAGTCGATGGTTTTTGGATAGAAAAGTATAAGAACATTTTTAGATGGTTGATGTTTTTCTTTTCGTTACCCGTAGTTTTTTATGCAGGTAAGGATTATTTTATTTCTGCTTATAAAGGTTTGCGATCTAAAATATTAAATATTGATGTGCCGATAGCATTGGGTATTTCGGTGTTATTTATTAGAAGTTCTGTAGAAATAATTTTCGATTTAGGAACCGGTTTTTTTGATAGTTTAACCGGCTTGGTTTTCTTTTTATTACTAGGTAAATTTTTTCAGCAAAAAACTTACAATTTCTTGTCTTTTGAGCGTGATTACAAATCGTATTTTCCTATTGCGGTCACAAAAATAACTAAGGATAATCAAGAAGAAACCGTACAGATTTATGATGTTGAAAAAGGTGATCGACTATTAATTAGAAATGAAGAATTGATACCTGTAGACGGAATTTTAATAAACGGAAATGCAGACATTGATTATAGTTTTGTTACTGGAGAAGCAGAGGCGGTTTCAAAAAAATCTGGGGATAAACTTTTTGCAGGTGGTAAACAACTTTCTGGAAGCATAGAAATGGAAGTTTTAGCATCGGTTTCTCAAAGTTATTTAACTCAGTTATGGAGTAACGATGTTTTTCAAAAAGAGCCCAAGTCGCATTTTAAAACAATAACAGACAGAATTAGTAAAAATTTTACAATTGCAGTTTTGGCAATTGCGTTTATAGCAACATTATTTTGGTTATTTATAGATGTCAACAAAGCATTAAACGTATTTACGGCAGTTTTAATAATTGCTTGTCCTTGTGCAATAGCATTAGCGGCGCCATTTACTTTAGGAAATATGTTGCGCATTTTTGGTAAACAAAAATTCTATTTAAAAAATGCCACTGTAATAGAGCAATTGGCAAAAATAGATACTATAATTTTTGATAAAACAGGTACATTAACAACGCACAAAGAAAATACAATTTCTTATGATGGAACAGCACTAAATACTCTCGAAAAAAGAATTTTAAAAAGTGCTTTAAGATCTTCTAATCATCCGTTAAGTAGAACTTTATACAATACATTTTCTAAGTTAGATTCAGTACCAATTTCTAAGTACGATGAGTTTGTTGGTAAAGGAATTGTAGCAACTTATAATAACGAAATTTTAAAATTAGGATCTTCTAATTTCGTGCTAAATTCTAGTGAGTCTTCTAATTTAGATACAGCAATTTATATCAGTTTTAATGGCGTTTATAAAGGTAAATTTACTTTTAAAAATTCTTACAGAAAAGGAGTAAAAGGATTATTTAAATCTTTAAAAGATAAATTTAGTTTATCTGTGGTTTCTGGAGATAATGAAGGAGAGAAATTGTACTTAGAACAAAATCTACCAAGAGAAACCACGCTTTTATTCAACCAAAAGCCAGAAGATAAATTAAATGTAATAGCACAACTTCAAAAAGAAAACAAAAAAGTGGCTATGATTGGCGATGGTTTAAATGATGCTGGCGCTTTGGCACAGAGTGATGTAGGTATTGCTTTATCAGAAAATATCAATGTTTTTTCACCTGCTTGCGACGGAATTTTAGATGCATCAAAATTCTCTAAAATAGCAACGTTTATTAACGCATCTAAAAAGGCTATTAAAATTATAAAGTATAGCTTTTTACTGTCTTTATGTTACAATTTAATTGGTTTGGGTTTTGCAATTACAGGTAATTTGATGCCCGTTATTGCAGCTATTTTAATGCCTTTAAGTTCTATTAGTATCGTAATCTTTACAACAATTTCTACCAATATTTTGGGTAAAAAAATAAAATAATATGCAAAATTCTTTAATTCAGAAATATAATATTCCAGGTCCTAGGTACACAAGTTATCCAACAGTTCCTTTTTGGAACAAAGCCGGAATCGATAAAAATGTTTGGATAAATTCCTTTAAAGCTTCTTTTAAAGAAAGCAACACATCCGAAGGGATAAGTATTTACATTCATTTACCATTTTGTGAGAGTTTATGTACTTTTTGTGCGTGTCATAAGCACATTACGAAACGTCATGAAGTAGAAGAAGAATACATAGAAACTGTTTTAAAAGAATGGAAATTGTATGTTGCTTTGGTTGATGAAACGCCAATAATTAAAGAGTTGCATTTAGGTGGCGGAACACCAACTTTTTTTTCGAAAGAAAATTTAGAATATTTAATGAATGGAATTTTTTCGATTTCTAAAAAACATCAAAATGCAGAATTTAGTTTCGAAGGACATCCAAGTAACACAACCAAAGAGCAACTACAAACTTTATATAATTGTGGTTTTAGAAGGGTAAGTTTTGGTGTGCAAGATTATAATGAAAAAGTACAGAAAGCAATTCATAGAATTCAGCCGTTTGTAGAGGTAGAAAAGGTTACAAATTGGTCTAGAGAAATAGGATATACATCTGTTAGTCACGATTTAATTTTCGGATTACCATTTCAAACTAAAGAAAATGTAATCTACACAATTAATAAAACAAAAGAATTACAACCCGATAGAATTTCTTTTTACAGTTACGCACATGTACCTTGGGTAAAAGGAGTAGGGCAAAGAGGTTTTAATGAAAATGATTTGCCTGCAAACGAAGAAAAAAGAGAACTGTACGAAATAGGTAAAGAACTTTTTGCTGCTTTGGGCTATGTAGAAATTGGTATGGATCATTTTGCTTTAAAAACAGATAGTTTATTTAAGGCAACAGAGCATAAAACTTTGCATAGAAACTTTATGGGCTATACGGCAAATAAAACTCAATTAATGGTTGGTTTAGGTATGTCTGCAATTTCAGATTCTTGGTATGCTTTTGCACAAAATGTAAAGACAGTAAAAGAATATCAGCAAATAGTAAACTCTGGTGAAATTCCTATTTTTAGAGGACACCTTTTATCTGAAGAAGATAGAATTATTAGAAAACATATTTTAAATATTATGTGTCATTTTTCTACTTCTTGGGAAGATGATAGCTTAAAAATTAAAAATATAGAAAACCATCTGACTTTACTAAAAGAAATGGAAAATGACGGTTTGGTTGTGATAAATAAAAATTCACTTTCTGTGCCAGAAGAAGCAAGACCTTTCGTTAGAAATATTTGTATGGCTTTTGATGTGCATCTGTTAAAAAACAAACCAAAAACACAATTATTTTCTATGACAATTTAAAGATAAATTTTAAACATGACAAATGTCATATTTTAAGAAATGTATCAATATTATTTTTGTTGTATCAATTATCAGGCAAGATATGAGCGTAATATATTTACTACTTACACTAAGTATTTTAGTGGCATTAATATTTTTTATAGCATTTATTTATTCAGTTAAAAAAGGGCAATACGATGATTCGTATACACCATCTGTTCGCATGCTTTTTGATGATGAGCTAATTATAAAAAAACAAGAAAAATCAACTTTAGACTAAATTTTAAATTATGGAAATGCAACAATTTTATTACGATAATAAAATCGTAAAAAAATTCATCTACGCAACATTACTTTGGGGAATTGTAGGATTCTCTGTAGGTTTATTGCTAGCGTTTATGTTTTTATTCCCAAACGTAACAGACGGAATTTCGTGGTTAAGTTTTGGGCGTTTAAGACCCTTACATACAAATGCAGTAATTTTTGCCTTTGTAGGCAATGCAATTTTTGCAGGTGTTTATTACTCTTTACAACGTTTGTTAAAAGCAAGAATGGCAAGTAACTTTTTAAGTAATTTTAATTTTTGGGGCTGGCAAGCAATTATTGTAGCTGCCGCAATTACATTGCCATTAGGTTATACTTCGTCTAAAGAATATGCAGAATTAGAGTGGCCTATAGATATTGCAATAGCTTTAGTTTGGGTTGCTTTTGGTGTTAACATGATCTGGACTATTCTACAAAGAAGACAAAGACATTTATATGTTGCAATTTGGTTTTATTTAGGAACCTTTGTTACCGTAGCTGTGTTACATATTTTTAATAGTTTGGCATTACCAGTAGGTTTTTTAAAGTCTTATTCTGTGTATGCTGGTGTGCAAGATGCTTTGGTGCAATGGTGGTATGGTCACAATGCAGTTGCTTTCTTTTTAACAACTCCGTTTTTAGGTTTAATGTATTACTTTGTTCCTAAAGCAGCAAACAGACCTGTTTATTCTTACAGATTATCAATTGTACACTTTTGGTCTTTAATATTTATTTATATCTGGGCAGGACCACACCATTTATTATATACTTCATTACCAGATTGGGCACAAAACTTAGGTGTTGCATTTTCTGTAATGTTAATAGCGCCTTCTTGGGGTGGAATGATAAACGGACTGCTAACATTAAGAGGAGCTTGGGATAAAGTAAGAACAGATCCTGTTTTAAAATTTATGGTAGTTGCAATTACGGGTTATGGTATGGCAACTTTTGAAGGCCCGATGCTTTCTCTAAAAAATGTTAATGCAATTGCACATTTTTCTGATTGGATTATTGCACACGTACATGTTGGTGCATTAGCATGGAATGGGTTTTTTACTTTCGGTATGTTGTATTGGTTAATACCTAGAATGTTTAAAACTAAATTATACTCAACAGGTTTGGCAAATTTCCATTTCTGGATTGGTACTCTAGGTATAATAATGTACACTTTACCAATGTATGTTGCAGGTTTTGTACAAGCTTCTATGTGGAAACAATTTAATCCGGACGGAAAATTAACTTACGGAAACTTCCTAGAAACTGTCAACGAAATTATACCAATGTATTGGATGCGTGCTATAGGAGGATCTTTATTTATTGTAGGTGCAATTGTAATGTTGTACAACGTTGTTAGAACTGTAAAAGCAGGTGTTGGCGTTACAGACGAATTAGCAGAAGCACCAGCTTTAACTAAAGTTTCTAAATACAGAACAAAAGGAGAAGGATGGCATACTTGGATTGAAAGAAAACCAATTAAATTAACATTATATGCTACAGTAGCTATTTTAATTGGTGGTGTTGTACAAATTATACCAACTTTATTAGTGAAATCTAATATACCAACAATTAGCAGTGTAAAACCTTATACACCATTAGAATTAGAAGGTAGAGATCTTTACATAAGAGAAGGCTGTGTTGGTTGTCACTCGCAAATGGTAAGACCTTTTAGAAGTGAAGTAGAGCGTTATGGCGAGTATTCTAAAGCAGGTGAATTTGTGTACGATCATCCTTTTTTATGGGGAAGTAAACGTACTGGGCCAGATTTACATAGAATAGGGCAGAAGTATAACGATAGTTGGCACCTTAATCATATGTACGATCCACAAAGTACATCCGAAGGTTCTATAATGCCTGCCTATAAATGGTTGGTAAGAAACGAGCTAGATAAATCGAATACAGAAAATAAAATGAAAGCAATGGTAACTTTAGGTGTACCATATACTGAAGAAGAAATTTCAAATGCGCAAGCTAATATGTTAGCTCAAGGTACACAGATTGAAGAAAATCTATATTCAGATCCAGATTTTGCAAAAACTTATGAAGCTGATAAAAAATATGCAAAAGATAATGGCGAAGCTTTTATAGAAATGAAAAACAGAGAAATTGTAGCGATTATAGCTTACATACAACGTTTAGGTACAGATATAAAAGTTAAAGACGAACAAAAACCTACTAAAAAATAGAAATTATGTTTAAATTTTTAAAAGGACATTTAGAAAGTATTACAGGTATAGAAATTTATCCAATGATATCATTAGTTATATTCTTTACTTTTTTTGTAGCCTTGTTTTGGTGGGTTTTTACAGCCAAAAAAGACTATATCAGTAAAGTAAGCAGTATACCATTAGATAATTAAAAAGTTAGTAAAATGAAAAAATCTATACAGTCTACAGTATATGTAATTTTTGTAATTGTTACGTTTATAACGCTTGCAAAATCGTTTATGGTGTATGAAAACCCATTTAGTTTTTATGAGAATCCGTTGGTTTGGTTGGCCTTAATTGGTTTTGTTTTAGTAGTTGTTTTAAAAGAAGTTGTTAATGTATTAGCAATTAAAAGAGCTACAGAACTGCAAAACGAAAAAGATGGTATTGTGCCAGAACCAAGTAATGCTTGGATTCAAAAATTATTAAAATCTTGGACCAAAGCAAAAGCAATAGAAGAAGAGCAAGAAATAGTTTTAGATCATGATTACGACGGAATTAGAGAATTAGATAATTCGCTTCCGCCATGGTGGATTTATATGTTTTATGCAACCATAATTTTCGCGGTTGTTTAT from Polaribacter marinaquae encodes the following:
- a CDS encoding translocation/assembly module TamB domain-containing protein, with amino-acid sequence MSKRKKTKKKYRFVRRTLRVLIAVLFFFLFLVLFIRSSWGQNLIVQKAVNYVSNKTNTKVAINKLFITFDGDIQLNGLFLEDKKGDTLIYSKSLEANVPLFAMISGKSIGVDNLEWNGVRANILRKDTLNNYNFQFLIDAFASENTAEVAKDTATNPVDIVLGTLNFKNINVNFKDDVLGIDSKFKIGSLAADIDKVDVNSMHFDVHEVGLKNSEISYIQKPPSIVLPATEVILPTITADKISINNTKAFYQSKIDNLSANVTITDFYSEIPSADLKKNSFDINTIQLHKSEILLALNSKDNQKVNNNTPVTFSWPAIDLKIDEIDFSENKVQSAVNNQKPSLNVFNPEALFIDNLNLKAKEIKLKDKQAELEIERFNFKEKSGLNLSKFQLTIKATDTKTSISDLKIAVNQNKISGNLQANYTSLSKLVSSPETTNLQINLPSFNVWLKEVFRFQPQLKENEYLSKLSAKAFQGKLFLDGNLNDLKIENTSVNWGNATNVSLNGSVKNATNPDKLQLNLPNFKAETKRADLLQIVNEKELNLKLPEEILITGNVNGSLKNSKIDASINTSQGNAFVEGNLSNDTNISYNVKASITDYDLGELLQNENFGALSLSLQSNGTGENLNNLDAKLETNISKFQLQEYVIKDLSLEGNFKDGVGVISSNYKDDNLNLNLNGSIILDSVATQANVDLNVIGADLQALGLLNRNVKTGMDVSVDFKGNIDSYNIKSTIKNGVVVYDNNTYLLGAVNAEAFINKDTTAVKINNKMLNVNLQSNTDPETFSKGLQRHVLSYFYRDDKVSDTIKNPINLKLEAKISQTSFIKDVFLVNLKDIDTIDIALDFKEQERLLKANVSAPFINYSGNKLDSLSFSMDTDKESFNFNLGFKNIKAGPVDVPKTVITGNQTNNELALNFLGFHKGEKLMNVNTKITGNRDRLKFTVNKDSLILNKSKWSIPEENEIVLENNNLTFSNFRINKENQSIEITNNLKNIQKKHIALVYNNFNINEVFNYLNPEDEIANGVLNGDFVLVEPFTNTGVIADVSVSNFKVLNTNLGKLSMDAKSLGNNKYNFNTYLKEGDVDLDLKGDYFVNNNIANLNLDLDINQFKMNALKTLSLGEIKETSGSFSGDFKVTGTTSKPKYNGSLTFDNAVFNITKLNTKFTLKEEQLTVDNSGISMANFTVLDAKNNALTLSGDIKTESFINPEFDLKLKAENFRILNATQKDNPDLYGKVTFNTNATLTGDLQIPKVNANFTLGKDTDVTYVMPSTYANVEERDGVVAFVNRKNPDAILTQTEEQSAVISGFDISSQLKINKEAVVTIIINEDTGDNFKVSGEGDFLFTMVPNGRITFTGAYQVASGHYELTLYNLVNRKFLLAPGGRVTWSGDPFDAKLDVSAIYKLETSASSLMAAQISNEDVSVQNKYKQVLPFQVYLNIDGELLQPKISFDLSMPEEEQGAIGGQVYVRVQQIKQQEEELNKQVFSLLVLNRFYPDAGSDGSFGGFASIARNNLNDAVSEQLNTFSDKLLGKSGIELDFGLNSFTDYQGDAPTDRTQLDVAAQKQLFNERLTVRVGSEIDIQGSSTTGEQTPLIGNVSLEYKITEDGRYRLKGFRKSEFENVIDGQTIVSGIGLIFTQEFNEFQELWKALLGSNSDKNTSEKKPKEEENQPKSAKKSVNKKN
- a CDS encoding BamA/TamA family outer membrane protein, which gives rise to MNKIVKHLLIAVLFGTFLYSCSIQKYIPEDERLYTGAKIEMDVDSAVDNATNLKVDLNTVLRPEPNSKFLGAYLGLYYYYKNQKENPNFLNKWLFKRFGEEPVYQSDVNELEVTEILKNRLENHGFFYSRATSFFDEQDKKASVVYRLKVPAPYKMASYQIDSIESPIYQEIKELTKKSPFPENMRFDLANLKLERQRLDTELKQRGYYNFNPSFLIFEADTNQYKNKRFDLFLKLKAKVPQKATIPYQVKKINIYPNFNLKDSTNVKETRFDNKSYFQDSVFFKPKYLDDFITIKEDENYNPLTSKNTARRLSSIGAYKYVNIQYKELESLETDSLGVLEANIFLSPLTKRAIRAELQAVTKSNNFAGPELSLTYSNRNLFKGGETLNISTNFGYETQVSSGENSGLSSLELGLKTELIFPRVIAPFSIDEDFFEYSVPKTKTSLGVTYLNRSKLYTLLSGSALFGYVWNANKYITYELNPISVNYTRLSNTTEEFQQILEDNSFLEQSFEQQFISGLTFSFTYNEMLNNAKTHQFYLNSTLDIAGNSISLLAKENETNGTKEFLGLQYAQYAKADFDARYHYNFGANKNQTIAARLFAGYGYAYGNSDVVPFVKQYYAGGPYSVRAFNIRSLGPGTYNGNDVADNTDTTSNFFDKTGNIRLEANLEYRFPIFSFFKGAVFADAGNVWNSKANPDFGTAGKDKFTSNFINELGIGAGVGVRVDVQGFVIRFDLAAPFHDPALQEGKRWDFRVDEPVFNFAIGYSF
- a CDS encoding Crp/Fnr family transcriptional regulator — its product is MSKCEQCIVRQFNSLKHLSKEELLRMSNCKTSKIIKKGEILFDEGEHINGVFCIKDGVCKVSKMSDNGRNQIVNLVQKGDLLGERSLISEEVSNLKAVALNDMEICFIPKDEIIRDLEKNNNFTMSVLKDMANSLKTADNLIVDMAQKTVKQRLAETLLHLETKFGINADGNINIQLSREDIANIIGTATESAIRLLSDLKKKNVIEFKGKNIKILDKIALEKMVTGF